Below is a window of Nicotiana tabacum cultivar K326 chromosome 19, ASM71507v2, whole genome shotgun sequence DNA.
aagagtacaCATAAGTAGGTAGAGGTTGAGATTGGCATTCTTTctgagccaagctcatcaactttggagcaaaatacagttgaaactcTTGAAGTTGAGCCAGAAgctgaaattcctgaagttgagactcctgaagttgaactagaagaagaggagtattctatagccaaaTATAGACAAGGAAAAgaaggtaaacaaccattaaggtttggagattatgttgcatttgctttttcagttgtacagaaaactgaagaaattggagaaccatcaaaatattcaaaagtagtttttgGTGCTAACTTAGCCAAGTGGctgattgcaatgaatgaagaaattgagtctctccacaagaacggtacttggtctcttgtgaagccgccatcaggaaaaagaattgttggttgcaaatgggtcttcaagaaaaagatggtattccaggggttgaagatgcgaggtataaggcacgattagttgcaaagggctatagtcaggtacaaggagttgattttaatgatattttctcacttgttgttaaacatagctctattcgtgtcttgcttgccttcgttgccatatatgatttggaattagaacaacttgatgttaagacaACTTTCTTACATGGTGAACTTGAagaacaaatatacatgcatcaacccgaaggatttgaaattgaaggaaaagaagatcatgtttgcttgttgaagaaatctttgtacggattaaagcagactccaagacaatggtataaaaggtttgattcctttatatttggtcatggttattcgaggagcatgtattatagttgtgtttactttcggaagttaaatgatggtttatttgtgtacctattattatatgttgatgacatgctcattgctgctaaggatttaacataaattcacaatttgaaaagtcagctgaaaattgaatttgagatgaaagatttgggagcaactaagaaaatccttggcatggagatcaaaagagatcgaaaagccaacaTGTTATTTCTGACCtagaagaagtacttggagaaagtcttggagagATTTGGCgtgaaagatgctaaaccagttagtacccctcttgctgctcattttaagttatcagctgcTCAGTCCCCGCAGTCAGAGGAATAAGAGAGGTACATGGCGCAGGTTCCTTATTCTAGTGTagtcggcagtattatgtatgcaatggtctgtacaCGTCCAGACATTTCACAAGCAGTGAGCGTGGTAAGCCGATATATGGGTTGCCTTGGTAAAGCACATTGGTATGCTGTGAAATAGATTCTCAGATATTTGTGAGGTATttcaaacacatgtttggagtttgggataaatactaacactttggttggttttgtagaatcagattatgcaggtgatcttgacaaaagaagatcactgacAGGCTATGTATTTTGCATTGGTGGTTGCGCTACTAGttggaaagctacattacaacatgtagtaACTTTATCTACTATcgaagcagaatatatggcagtgaccgaggcgatcaaagaagctttatggttgaagggtctatttgcggAACTCAATTCATCCCAAGGTGGTattaccattttctgtgatagtcaaagtgccattcacttgactaaagatcaaGTGTATCATGAGAGcacgaagcacattgatataaagtatcatttcatccgagAAACCATTGCTGAAGGAAAAGTCTTTGTTCAGAAGATCAGCACTAGAGACAATCCtgctgacatgttcacaaaacctcttccagtgtccaagttcaagctttgcctgaacttgattggcatttatgaagaatgattttgcccatttGGGTTTTTACGGAGAgagtggagcaaatttactatatataagccaaaattaggccaatgtggagatttgtaatatgaccattaatttggcttattttcaagtgggggccaaattttcatgacataatatccactataaCTCAATTTATGGACCaagttttcatgacatttgccatgacataatatccactattaggccaaggatttcttgctataaatagaggagtttctcctcatttgagaacacaccaattcaagagtttTTCACTCTTGtccttctttctcctcctttattatagagtattttgtaagagagtggtgttaggaagcacttgtgtgaaccctttctttagagtgatcttgtgaggttattctcttggggtatttgggaatTAGAgaatttactctaattttgtactatCTTTTGTATTCTtattggtatagtaaaattgctcctctccgcttgtggacgtaggtcaccttgatcGAATCACGTTAAATTTGTATctttttatcttctttaattgccattattatcaacttgcattgtctttgttattgtcattatatcGTTGTTTGGTTAAATTTCGTACTACCCGCAGGTTctcgatcctaacaaattggatGCTACGGTCTTAATTACTACTTATTTATAAACTATTTGAGGATACGATTTCCGGAGCATGAAACACTTTTACACGAATCCACGGCAAAATTAAAATATGTTAGTATTTCCCCAACGTAAAACAAGCAAATATATATAGCACCGGGCAGGAAGAAGCAGCTTCCGACGGGCCAATGCATACATTCCACGAACTTGACAAAAACCACAATCAACTCCATATTCTCACTCtccaacaaaacaaaaatcaataccctcattttcttcttttctggaAAAATATACTACTATATTTAAGTGTTTCAACAAATTATATTAGATCTATTAGTCTATTTATATCATCTTGGTACTTCTATTCCTGGAAGCTTCATATGACCACTTAGATTCGCGTTAAACacctatttattttcttttaatcaatCGCCGCAGGTATTTCTCGTCTTACTACAAGACAACAATAATGCCAGTATATTAGTATATCATcacaagagagagagaggggggggaAAAGAATATATTTGGTTTATAGGTGAACCAGAAAGAAAAATTTAGTGGCCTGTTTTCAACaaattcttaaaacaaaattcaaaattgtgCTTTCGaacaaacaatgaaaaatagTAGAGTAGTATATGCCGAGTTAAAAATTGTGCATACACTAGGAGCGGGAGCACTGAATTCGCTTGTCACCAAAACTATAAAGTTTTGTGATCTGTATAACTTAGTTGAGGGTAGTAGGAATTCTTTTAAGAGTAATAAATAAATAGAAGTACAAATGACTGCATATTTGTGCTGATATAAGAAATGCACCGCATCAGAATTTAGAGGCCAAATATGTCAGCCAACAACTGTCAATAAGCAGTAATTGGGGCTACCTGATTGATACAAAATGCATTCTTATTCAAGTACCTTGTATTAGACAAAGATTTAGCTGGCACCACTTGGCTTTTAAACTTTCCAACCTCAATTTGAAAATCCCATCTAATAGTAACACAAACAGCTGCGGCAGTGCGTGTCTTAAATTTTTTTCGTTTTCGAGAATATTTACAGTGATTACTCCCTTGACCTGCAAAGCTGTTTCAACTCTAGAGACATAAATCATGAGTGAGAGATTCATTTTCACTTGTTTTTATAATAACACAATATTGGCAAAAAATAGAAAAGTAGAAGTTGTTCTTGAAGTCGTTCTTATTTCTTTTCCATCACATCCTCTACACTAGTCTGGAAGGATTTTGCTTTTTTGGTCCTTGGGCGGCcttccataaagcaagtaaaaCAATTATTTTAGGGCTCATATTTATGGGggcttattttttgttacacctaaTAAGCTATGCATAAGTTTAAAAAAGGTTCGGTGAAGtgaaaaagtttgatttctttctttacaactatagagaagaaggatttgcaatTGCTATAATTTTTGCCACGAaaaattgcacttgaaatgaatatcgaacccGAATTTCGTAAAAAATGTATGATATAtaggaagtaacaatttgatgagaatgttgataataaaatctcaaaatatttcgaagagtcCTTTGGAGTTGATTACTTTATACATAGTAGACAAATCtatttttttcacttcaaaatagatttaaataattcgaagcatatgaaaatatttttaattttctatttagcGGTAAACATTAAGATcattaaagcataataatcaattcgatattgatggtttagatttatttttggaattaaaaatattaagaaaaatagtataaTTAGAAGATAACAGTTTAATTGATAAACTCGATCAACTAAAAGATTTGATTCTTTTTCCAATGCCTATGTTACTtatggaataatgttaataactcttGTTAACGCCGCTTCAGCGAAaagaaattttcaaaattaaattgataaaatcttacctaagatcaacaatgtctcaagaaAGGTTAAATGGATTGGCTATTTTATCAATTAAGAAAgacttattaggagttattgattataaaaaaattattaataactttgtatctaagaaggctagaaaaatagacttcaaataaataaataattttattaaaaaaaaattaagacacctcataaagtttggctttaggccacagaACTCGTCGGGCTGCCCCTGGTCCTTACTGGAAGGATTAATATAAACTGGTTTGTCACTTACTAGtgaaaaatatttacacaatcatatcatttaaaagataaatacagacatctatTGAATAACATTGACAGGTAACCTAAAATAATGATAATTCATCTTTAATTAATGAAGGTGTATTTTGCTCAAACACTCTCACTAGATAAGCAACATTATGATATATTACTCATAATATATGattaaagaagtagaaatgaaggaaatgattgGAAGCGAAATGCTGGGGGTTGACTCCTGCCGCGTACAGGCGTTTCTCCCACGAGTTCACACCGCCCACTGTACAAACAACCAACACTAAGCCCTTGGAGTTTTGTTTAGGACAACATGGGTCCAGCTTATTCCCTCAAACCGCGTTTCTTTGAGTTTACTCTCATTTctcaacttttaacttgtactGCTTGCCCTGTTTATATATAGCTTCCCCTCTCCCTCTACCAAACATAACCCACTCCAAAAGCTCTTTAATCATAAAAATTATTAGAACAAAAAGAGAAACTCTTTCTCATAGTTTGCTGCCACTGCCACTGCCatcttcttttatttcaattgttgCTATCTACTACTTTTATACTAACCATGCAAGAAAAAACAAGAATGCAGAAGAAGAGATCTGTGGTTGGTCGTAGAGCTTGGAACATTCTTCGCGTTGCCTTGTTATGGGCAAGAAAAGGTGGCATTTTCAAGAACAGACACCTTATGTCCGATCTCCGTTTGCTTCCTAAATATATTAAAAGTCTTCGTCATAGCAACGACTATGGGTATGGCAGTGCACTACATTATGGAGAGCGTGAGCTTTCCTTTGATGACACCCCTATCATTCACGTTAAGATGCATCGCCCTCCTTCCCTTCGTTTCAAGATGCCTAACATCCCCTGTATTAAACCACAAGTCGATTTTGACTTTGAAAATGATCGTGATCATGATCGTGAAGAACATGAAATGTTCAATGGTAATGATGATGATGTTCCTAGGAAATGTTTCTTGAAATGTGTGGACGATGATAATGAAGAGGACTCATATGCAAGCTGCGAGGTATCTGAGGAGATTAGTTGTCCCGGTGATGAAGCTATTGATGTGAAGGCTGAGGAATTTATTGCAAAGTTCTATGAACAAATAAAGTTGCAAAGACAAATATCATATTTACAATACCATGAGACGACGCTCGCTAACTAAAGGTGCAAATAGACAGACACTTGCAGGCGCTTTCCACTCGCCaattttcattctttttggatgTCATTATTCTTGTTTCAATTTCATACTGGCTAGTAGTATTCTTTCTGTATAGGATGCATTACGTTGCGGATTATTTGTATATAGAAGAGGTATTGATCAGTATTCTACTCCTCACTGCAAAATGAGATCAGCTCAAACTTTTTTTTATCTAAAATAATTCTGCATCAAAATGTCCACTTGTTGAACCGGTAAAACAAATGTTGACGAGAAATAAAGGAATGAGTTTAGATTTTTCTTATGAGAATATAAGTTAGAACTAAATACCATCCAGGTATGAGGCACCAGCCAATCTCGAACCATGACCAATTTAACTCAATGGGCTTGTTTTCAGTGGATATTTATATTGTACTCctagtatttatttatttcagtagTAAATTCATGCGTGACTGAATTAACTTTGTACTTTGAAAGTTCAAACTTTTTGCTTCTTGTTCAATAAAATGGAGATGAGTTCCAGATTCAGGGAATAACGCCTGGCTGTAATTTTGTTACAAGAAACACCTAAAGAGGGTTTTTTTTTTGGCCTTACAAGGGCTTCAATTTTATCCTTGAGAAGAAATGTGTATGTTTCACATTATGAAATCTGCAGGCAGCAGTGCAATTTATCTACATGATGTATCCCTGGGATCAtattcaaaagaaaaatatttctaCCTTTTTATGGAACATATTATATTTACATTTCGACTCtaaaatggaaataaattaaattcAAACACTTGTAAAAATCTCTACGCTCAATATGTGCCAATTTTTGGTTATGCATTTAATCATTTCTAGACTAGTATGGGTATAATGTTCCTTCAATCATGATAAGGTTTTAGATGAATCCAAGATGGCTAAGCTGACAAAATGAGGAGGGATATATATAGTACCCCAATATAACAACACAGGCTAGGCAGCGGGCAGGAAATTAACAATTGAAGAACCAGCTCCTGCAAGCTACGTCCAATGGGCGACTACATTCAAATTAAAGGGAAAACCAACATAAATGCTCATGCAGTAAAAAgtaaatatttgaaaatatctATTAAGAAAAGATAGTACTTATTAAAATTCAtattatttataatatatttagCAATTGAGTACGTTGTATAATTCCAAGTGCTACTCATGACTTTGTTCGTTTTTGTTTTATGTTGGTACTCTGTACTTCTGGGAAGCTTCACTCTACCCCTTAGATTCTTTATATAAACACCTTTCATTTTCTGATCAATCAATAGCGGCAAAGCATTCCTAATCCTACTACACGACAAGAATACCAGCATGTAGTTGAATAGTAGGCAAACCAAATAGAAAAGTTCAGAAAATATTTGAGCTCCCGTTTGgacataatttatttattttaaaatatatatatattaaaaatattatttgttcatggaatttgattaatttttaaatgtattttgaagaaaaaaatttaAGTTCCAAAAATCGGTGTGGGCTAGTTTATGGGTGATATTTTTTTTCActacaaaacttcaactttctttcacgtaaaatgcatgtccaaacttttaaaatttatttttcaacacAATTTTTCTTTTTAAGTTTCAACTAAATCTATGTCCAAAAGCTAATTAAGCAACATGTTCTCTAAAATATCTCTTCTCAAAGGATTTATAACATTATATATGCACTAatattgtaaatatatttttactttatcaGTAAATTTTAACATGTGATAACATGTTAGTTACTATTTTTATTAGATTATCAAGTATCAACtaatgtttattatttagtaataTGATTGTACAAATATTTTTATTAGTACATAATCTCAAAgtcattttcaaaataaaacttaTTGTTGTGTCGGACAATAATTAGTAATGGAACTGTTTCTTGGAGGAGAGAACTTTACTGGGTTGTCTTGCTGTTAAAACAACAAAATGTCTATGGTGAAAGAAAAGTTTC
It encodes the following:
- the LOC107766824 gene encoding uncharacterized protein LOC107766824, which produces MQEKTRMQKKRSVVGRRAWNILRVALLWARKGGIFKNRHLMSDLRLLPKYIKSLRHSNDYGYGSALHYGERELSFDDTPIIHVKMHRPPSLRFKMPNIPCIKPQVDFDFENDRDHDREEHEMFNGNDDDVPRKCFLKCVDDDNEEDSYASCEVSEEISCPGDEAIDVKAEEFIAKFYEQIKLQRQISYLQYHETTLAN